One stretch of Amycolatopsis sp. NBC_00345 DNA includes these proteins:
- a CDS encoding acetaldehyde dehydrogenase (acetylating) — translation MAERKVTAAIVGPGNIGTDLLAKLRRSERVEVRYMVGVDPASDGLARAAKLGLETSAEGVDWLLARAEPPEIVFEATSAKAHLANAPRYAEAGIRAVDLTPAAIGPFTCPAVNPPERLDVPNVNLITCGGQATIPMVAAISRVTPVPYAEIVASVSSRSAGPGTRANIDEFTETTALGLERVGGAAKGKAIIIINPMEPPMIMRDTVFCAVGPDVDFAAVTESIHRMAEEVRRYVPGYALKADPQFDPPRPEWRGQARIGVFLEVAGNGDYLPTYAGNLDIMTAAAARVGDLFAAEMVAAA, via the coding sequence ATGGCGGAACGGAAGGTCACGGCCGCGATCGTCGGCCCGGGCAACATCGGCACCGACCTGCTGGCGAAGCTCCGGCGCAGCGAGCGGGTCGAAGTGCGGTACATGGTGGGCGTCGACCCGGCGTCCGACGGTCTGGCGCGGGCGGCGAAGCTCGGGCTGGAGACATCGGCGGAGGGCGTGGACTGGCTGCTGGCGCGCGCGGAGCCGCCGGAGATCGTCTTCGAGGCGACCTCGGCCAAGGCGCACCTGGCGAACGCGCCGCGGTACGCGGAGGCGGGCATCCGCGCGGTCGACCTGACCCCGGCGGCGATCGGCCCGTTCACCTGTCCCGCGGTCAACCCGCCGGAGCGGCTGGACGTGCCCAACGTCAACCTGATCACCTGCGGCGGCCAGGCCACCATCCCGATGGTGGCCGCGATCTCGCGCGTGACACCGGTGCCGTACGCGGAGATCGTCGCCTCGGTGTCCTCGCGCTCGGCCGGGCCGGGCACCCGCGCCAACATCGACGAGTTCACCGAGACCACCGCGCTCGGCCTGGAGCGCGTCGGCGGCGCCGCGAAGGGCAAGGCGATCATCATCATCAACCCGATGGAGCCGCCGATGATCATGCGGGACACCGTGTTCTGCGCGGTCGGCCCGGACGTGGACTTCGCGGCGGTCACCGAGTCGATCCACCGGATGGCCGAGGAAGTCCGGCGTTACGTGCCGGGTTACGCGCTCAAAGCCGACCCGCAGTTCGACCCGCCGCGGCCGGAGTGGCGGGGACAAGCGCGCATCGGCGTCTTCCTGGAGGTCGCGGGCAACGGCGACTACCTGCCGACGTACGCGGGCAACCTCGACATCATGACGGCCGCCGCCGCCCGCGTCGGAGACCTCTTCGCGGCGGAAATGGTGGCTGCGGCATGA
- a CDS encoding IclR family transcriptional regulator, which translates to MRTTGRNDGERGDGLVAARIATVLGAFRPGDDTLGVSELARRTGLAKTTVHRLAGHLADAGLLEREGTALRLGLRLFEIGQLAMRRRGLVEAARPYLADLREATRNTVHLAVLEGTEVVYLDVLRGPDAPDLPSRIGGRFPAHATGVGKAILAYSPESVVAQVIEAGLPRVSSRTITAPGLLRRQLARIHDDGIAFEREESGVGVVCAASPLVAPDGHAVAAVSISGWATRMRTERVAPAVRTVALALSRTLSDS; encoded by the coding sequence GTGCGTACCACTGGGCGGAACGACGGCGAACGGGGTGACGGACTCGTCGCGGCCCGGATCGCGACGGTGCTGGGCGCGTTCCGGCCGGGTGACGACACCCTCGGGGTGTCCGAGCTGGCGCGGCGCACCGGGCTGGCCAAGACGACCGTGCACCGGCTGGCCGGGCACCTCGCCGACGCCGGCCTGCTGGAGCGGGAAGGGACCGCGCTACGGCTCGGGCTGCGGCTGTTCGAAATCGGGCAGCTCGCCATGCGCCGCCGTGGGCTGGTCGAGGCCGCGCGGCCGTACCTGGCCGACCTGCGCGAGGCGACGCGCAACACCGTGCACCTCGCCGTGCTGGAGGGCACCGAGGTGGTCTACCTCGACGTCCTGCGCGGGCCGGACGCGCCCGACCTGCCCTCGCGCATCGGCGGCCGGTTCCCCGCGCACGCCACCGGGGTGGGCAAGGCGATCCTCGCGTACTCGCCGGAATCCGTGGTGGCGCAAGTGATCGAGGCCGGGCTGCCGCGCGTCAGCAGCCGCACGATCACCGCGCCCGGCCTGCTGCGCCGCCAGCTCGCGCGCATCCACGACGACGGTATCGCGTTCGAGCGCGAGGAATCCGGCGTCGGTGTGGTGTGCGCGGCCAGCCCGCTTGTGGCCCCGGACGGGCATGCTGTTGCCGCCGTCTCGATCTCGGGGTGGGCTACGCGGATGCGCACGGAACGCGTGGCTCCGGCGGTCCGGACCGTGGCACTCGCGCTGTCTCGGACGCTCTCCGACAGCTGA
- a CDS encoding LLM class flavin-dependent oxidoreductase, whose product MSVKLHWFLPTTGDGRTIVERFHASKSSGPRAQRPADLEYLAQVARAAEQQGFEGVLTPTGTWCEDAWLTTAALIQETRKLKFLVAFRPGVISPTLAAQMAGTFQRLSQGRVLLNIVTGGDAVEQRRFGDWHDHDARYARTDEFLTIVRGVWSGQPFDFAGEHLKVEGATTLAAPDPVPPIYFGGSSPAALPVAARHADVYLTWGEPPAQVAEKIGKVRELAEAAGRTVRFGVRLHTITRDTSAEAWAEAQKLLDALSPEQVAKSQAVLSASESVGQQRMVALHGGRLGSGVRGLEIHPGLWAGVGLVRGGAGTALVGSHEEVADLIEEYHAAGVSEFVLSGYPHLEEAYWFGEGVRPELARRGLLADVPLLRRDGNAERDAAAL is encoded by the coding sequence ATGAGCGTCAAGCTGCACTGGTTCCTGCCGACCACGGGGGACGGCCGGACGATCGTGGAACGCTTCCACGCCAGCAAGTCCTCCGGCCCGCGGGCGCAGCGCCCGGCTGACCTCGAGTACCTCGCGCAGGTCGCGCGCGCCGCCGAACAGCAGGGTTTCGAAGGCGTGCTGACGCCGACGGGCACCTGGTGCGAGGACGCGTGGCTGACCACAGCGGCGCTGATCCAGGAGACGCGGAAGCTGAAGTTCCTGGTCGCGTTCCGGCCCGGGGTCATCTCGCCGACGCTGGCCGCGCAGATGGCGGGCACCTTCCAGCGGCTGTCGCAGGGGCGGGTGCTGCTGAACATCGTCACCGGCGGGGACGCGGTGGAGCAGCGCCGGTTCGGCGACTGGCACGACCACGACGCCCGGTACGCGCGGACCGACGAGTTCCTGACCATCGTGCGCGGCGTGTGGTCGGGCCAGCCGTTCGACTTCGCGGGCGAGCATCTGAAGGTCGAGGGCGCGACCACGCTGGCCGCGCCGGACCCGGTGCCGCCGATCTACTTCGGCGGCTCGTCCCCGGCCGCGCTCCCGGTCGCGGCCCGGCACGCCGACGTCTACCTGACCTGGGGCGAGCCGCCCGCGCAGGTGGCGGAGAAGATCGGCAAGGTCAGGGAGCTGGCCGAGGCGGCGGGCCGCACGGTGCGCTTCGGCGTGCGGCTGCACACCATCACGCGCGACACGTCGGCGGAAGCGTGGGCGGAGGCGCAGAAACTGCTGGACGCGCTGAGCCCGGAGCAGGTGGCGAAGTCACAGGCGGTGCTGTCCGCCAGCGAATCCGTCGGCCAGCAGCGCATGGTCGCCCTGCACGGCGGCCGCCTCGGCTCGGGCGTGCGAGGCCTGGAGATCCACCCCGGCCTGTGGGCGGGCGTCGGCCTGGTCCGCGGCGGCGCGGGCACGGCGCTGGTCGGCAGCCACGAGGAGGTCGCGGACCTGATCGAGGAGTACCACGCGGCGGGCGTCTCGGAGTTCGTGCTGTCCGGCTATCCGCATCTGGAGGAGGCTTACTGGTTCGGCGAGGGCGTCCGTCCGGAACTCGCGCGGCGCGGGCTGCTCGCCGATGTCCCGTTGCTCCGCCGGGACGGCAACGCGGAGCGTGACGCAGCGGCGTTGTAG
- a CDS encoding ABC transporter substrate-binding protein, which translates to MHLRSAKAVAAAALMLGGLTACSSTSTATGPVPVPAAVSPADLAKVTLRVGDQKGGVKSLLTAANQLGNLPYRIEWSTFTSGPPLLEAASAGAIDIGRVGNTPPIFAAASKAKISVVSVAKSNVEREAVLVPPDSPLQNVQALKGKTIAVAKGSSAHGQLLNTLKNAGLTTKDVKLSFLQPSEACAAFTQHQVDAWAIWDPYTAQAQLDAHARVLADGRGSSNGLAFETASTAALADPGKNAAIKDFVTRVVKAQLWSGTHHDEWSKVWATETGLSLPVAQKSVDAGRDVPAPLDDSVIASEQQLADAFTEDKTLPGKVDFAQFADRRYGPEIEAARSNG; encoded by the coding sequence GTGCACCTGCGTAGCGCGAAGGCCGTGGCGGCCGCGGCCCTGATGCTGGGCGGGCTGACCGCGTGCTCGTCCACCAGCACGGCGACCGGGCCCGTGCCCGTGCCCGCCGCCGTTTCGCCGGCCGATCTGGCGAAGGTGACCCTGCGCGTCGGCGATCAGAAGGGCGGCGTGAAGTCCTTGCTCACGGCCGCGAACCAGCTCGGCAACCTGCCGTACCGGATCGAATGGTCGACGTTCACCTCCGGCCCGCCGCTGCTGGAGGCCGCCTCGGCCGGCGCGATCGACATCGGCCGCGTGGGCAACACACCGCCGATCTTCGCGGCCGCCTCGAAGGCGAAGATCTCCGTGGTCAGCGTCGCGAAGAGCAACGTGGAGCGCGAGGCGGTCCTGGTGCCGCCGGACTCGCCGCTGCAGAACGTCCAGGCGCTCAAGGGAAAGACCATCGCCGTGGCGAAGGGCAGCTCCGCGCACGGGCAGCTGCTCAACACGCTGAAGAACGCCGGGCTGACGACCAAGGACGTCAAGCTTTCGTTCCTGCAGCCCTCGGAGGCCTGCGCCGCGTTCACCCAGCACCAGGTGGACGCGTGGGCGATCTGGGATCCCTACACCGCGCAGGCGCAGCTCGACGCGCACGCCCGCGTGCTCGCGGACGGCCGAGGCAGCTCCAACGGGCTGGCGTTCGAGACCGCGAGCACGGCGGCGCTGGCCGACCCCGGCAAGAACGCCGCGATCAAGGACTTCGTGACGCGGGTGGTCAAGGCGCAGCTGTGGTCCGGCACCCACCACGACGAGTGGTCGAAGGTGTGGGCCACCGAAACCGGGCTCTCGCTGCCGGTCGCGCAGAAGTCAGTGGACGCCGGGCGCGACGTGCCGGCGCCGCTGGACGACTCCGTCATCGCGTCCGAGCAACAGCTGGCGGACGCCTTCACCGAAGACAAGACCCTCCCCGGGAAGGTGGACTTCGCCCAGTTCGCCGACCGTCGTTACGGCCCGGAGATCGAAGCCGCGAGGAGCAACGGATGA
- a CDS encoding ABC transporter ATP-binding protein: MARELTAPVVEVRGLTKRFGDRTVLSGLNLEIGRGEFVALLGRSGSGKSTLLRVLAGLDGEIEGTAGVDGTVSVAFQQPRLLPWRKVWRNVVLGLRRDGRSQARNRAVAERALDEVRLAAHADDWPLTLSGGEAQRLSLARALVREPDLLLLDEPFGALDALTRIAMHRLVEDLWRKHAPAVLLVTHDVDEALLLADRILVLDEGRIVAEHVLGQARPRTLTDHADVRTRVLADLGVTEGAPA, encoded by the coding sequence ATGGCGCGCGAGCTGACCGCACCCGTGGTCGAGGTCCGCGGCCTGACCAAGCGCTTCGGCGACCGGACCGTCCTGAGTGGACTGAACCTGGAGATCGGCCGTGGCGAGTTCGTGGCTCTGCTGGGCCGAAGCGGCTCCGGCAAGTCCACGCTGCTGCGGGTCCTCGCCGGGCTGGACGGCGAGATCGAGGGCACCGCGGGCGTGGACGGCACGGTGTCCGTCGCGTTCCAGCAGCCGCGCCTGCTGCCGTGGCGGAAAGTGTGGCGCAACGTCGTGCTGGGGCTGCGCCGTGACGGCCGGTCCCAGGCGCGCAACCGCGCCGTCGCCGAACGCGCGCTCGACGAGGTGCGCCTGGCCGCCCACGCCGACGACTGGCCGCTGACCCTGTCCGGCGGCGAGGCCCAGCGCCTCTCGCTCGCCCGGGCGCTGGTGCGCGAGCCGGACCTGCTGCTGCTCGACGAGCCGTTCGGCGCACTGGACGCGCTCACCCGGATCGCGATGCACCGGCTCGTCGAAGACCTCTGGCGCAAGCACGCTCCGGCCGTGCTGCTGGTGACCCACGACGTCGACGAGGCGCTGCTGCTCGCCGACCGGATCCTCGTCCTCGACGAGGGCCGGATCGTCGCCGAACACGTCCTCGGCCAGGCCCGGCCGCGGACGCTGACCGACCACGCCGACGTGCGCACGCGCGTGCTGGCCGACCTGGGAGTGACCGAAGGTGCACCTGCGTAG